The DNA sequence TTCCTTTGCAGTAACTTCTCGAACTTCATCTAATACTGTAAACCTATCCTCTTCTAACAATTCTAATGCCGCTTCGTTTAATATAGCAATGAAACGGTCTGAAGCTGTTCTTCTTAATAAAATGTCATATTGTTGAGCCCATTTGTTTAGTTCGTCAGTAACCTTTGATAGCAATTTGCTACGAAACTGATCATCTAATCCCGGAGTAACTTCATCATAATTATCTAAATAAATGAGAGCAATAACTGTTTTATCTCTTTCATATAGCTCTTTAATTTCTTCTTGCTGTGTAACGTTAAATAAATATAGTAGACGCTCATTAGCATCGTGAACTACTTTAAAATTATGTTCTTCAATAGAAACAGTGAATTCTCTATCTGTTTTTAATAGTTCTGGCAAAGTATTCGATAGTATGTTTAATGGCTCTCCAACACATTCCTGTTTTAAAAATTCTGTTACATATGGATTTACCCATTGAATTTTGTCGTTATCATTATAAAGAATGATTCCAAACGGAAGATTTGTAAAAGCCTCTTCCCCTGCCTTGTTTACTCTATACGATAAGGTCGATATATACTCTTTTAATTGATTTTCAAATTGTTTTTTCGCCCTATACATGAAGTAAAGCACAACAGTTAAACTACCAAAGGCAACTAAACCAAATTGCCAATGGAAGTATGTTAAAAATAATGAGATTATCACTGAAATTGTAAAGAGCGCGATAACATGGTATCCATGCCAGCGTTTTAATAAAAAATTCGGCATTGTTCACATCTCCTACTTCTGAGAGTTCAACCGCTTCCTTAATTCAAAACCTAAATCAATTATACCTATAATCCGCACAATGTATAATAGCATTGGCAATAGGAACAGTATTATCGTAATGATAATAGGTACAATCTTGTTTTTCTTCTTCATGTGAAAGAAAAAGAAGATGAATGCAAGCCCTTGAATCATCAATATTATATCTAATACAGGTGTTAAATTGGCGAGAACGATAAACATCGTTCTCCCTTCTTCTAAACCGATAAAAACAAAAATGTATGTTACTAAATAGTACCAAATGAAAACTTTAGGAAAGCTCCACTCCCTAAACGGTGGGAAAAGCGTTACTTGATATTTCTGCTTACGCATCCATAAAGAAGCTAACCATTGAACAATAAATGCATAAACGACACCTAAAATAATAATAATCGTTGGTGCAATATAACTTAAGTGGTCAATATACAAATTAATGCTATTTATTACTGCTTCATCATACTGTCCTAATACTTGAAGCATTTCTGCCGTTTGCTCCAGTGACTCTCTAAATAAATTTTGCAAAGCTTCTATTGGATTAATATTTAAGACTAAAATACTTCCAACATAATTAAAGATTAATGCTGAAATAAAAGCTAACGATCCTCCAAGAAAAACAGCAAATGCATGCTTCCCCTTTCTATATAACTCCCCTATTGTCACCCCACCAATCACAAAAGCAACTGTTATTGGAAGTGATAATGGAGTTATGAGAAAGAGTAAAAAGAATGAAAATAAAGCTAATAAGCCTCCTGCTCTTAATC is a window from the Evansella cellulosilytica DSM 2522 genome containing:
- a CDS encoding YybS family protein, with product MNRSHMLMEGARSLAIYIILILLTIWLPFVSLITLFLIPIPFILFTNKHGLRAGGLLALFSFFLLFLITPLSLPITVAFVIGGVTIGELYRKGKHAFAVFLGGSLAFISALIFNYVGSILVLNINPIEALQNLFRESLEQTAEMLQVLGQYDEAVINSINLYIDHLSYIAPTIIIILGVVYAFIVQWLASLWMRKQKYQVTLFPPFREWSFPKVFIWYYLVTYIFVFIGLEEGRTMFIVLANLTPVLDIILMIQGLAFIFFFFHMKKKNKIVPIIITIILFLLPMLLYIVRIIGIIDLGFELRKRLNSQK